One region of Emys orbicularis isolate rEmyOrb1 chromosome 4, rEmyOrb1.hap1, whole genome shotgun sequence genomic DNA includes:
- the RPS13 gene encoding small ribosomal subunit protein uS15 — protein sequence MGRMHAPGKGLSQSALPYRRSVPTWLKLTSDDVKEQIYKLAKKGLTPSQIGVILRDSHGVAQVRFVTGNKILRILKSKGLAPDLPEDLYHLIKKAVAVRKHLERNRKDKDAKFRLILIESRIHRLARYYKTKRVLPPNWKYESSTASALVA from the exons ATGGGTCGCATGCACGCTCCGGG GAAGGGCCTGTCCCAGTCAGCCTTGCCCTATAGGCGCAGTGTGCCCACA tgGTTAAAACTAACTTCTGATGATGTAAAAGAACAGATCTACAAACTGGCTAAGAAAGGTCTGACTCCCTCACAGATTG GTGTAATCTTAAGGGACTCTCATGGTGTTGCCCAAGTTCGTTTTGTCACTGGCAACAAAATTTTAAGGATCCTTAAGTCCAAGGGACTTGCCCCAGACCTTCCAGAGGATCTGTACCACTTGATCAAGAAAGCTGTTGCTGTTCGTAAACATCTTGAGAGAAACAGAAAG GATAAAGATGCCAAATTTCGTCTGATTCTGATTGAGAGCAGAATTCACAGGCTGGCTCGCTATTACAAGACCAAGAGAGTACTCCCACCCAACTGGAAGTA cGAGTCATCCACTGCCTCTGCTCTGGTCGCATAA